The Meriones unguiculatus strain TT.TT164.6M chromosome 16, Bangor_MerUng_6.1, whole genome shotgun sequence genomic sequence tctgagttttgttttatttgttgtttgttgatttatttttaattttagataacAATGGACTATGATcgccattgattttttttgttgttttgtgttgttttcattttgtttgggttttacttgctttttaattaattaaaatttattctgtTAAACAGTTTTattatacaaaagaaaatgatCAGAAAGCATGGAGGCCTCCTCTCTCCAACACTCTATTTCCCCTGATACTTGACATTTTGACTGATACAGAGCAACTGTTAAAATAGACACAGCACAGACGTGAACTGCAGCCACTGTTTACACCTGAGCTGATCTTCATGCTGTATCTCCCTGCGGACTCCACGTGGTCACTATTGCAGTGTCACATAGAAGCCTCGCACTGCCCTAAATGTCACACGTCCCTCCTGTTAATCCTCACCCGTAACTTCTAAACCCCATCGACCTGTGACTTTTTACCCACTTTCTAGTTTTACCTTTCCCAGAATCTCCCATAGTTAGAATCATACAGACTGTACATAAGGTTCTTCCAAAACTTTTCATGGCTGAATCATTTGTTTATTCTTATGGCTGAGTAGCAGTCCACCCTAAGGGTTTATATGGTTTATGTGTTCACTACTGAAGGACATCCTGCTTGCTTCCAGTTTGGGGcaaaagcaacagtaataataaagtaataataagCTATACAAGAACTATGTACTTGGTATGGCTGTCGGGTTTTGGTGTGCTGTGGAGCTATTTGGGAGCACAGTTGCATAGTAAAGAGCGTTTAACCTTATCAGGCCTGCTGGAGAAGTTGGTTGGTTGGAGGGGGATGTTTCTTGCATATGTTTCCTcctactgtatttttattttgtgtttcgatctttacattttattttatacatataactGCTTTGGCTGCCTCTATGTACGTGTGTCATGTGAgggcctggtgcctgtggagggcagaagaCAGCAGCACACCCTGGTGAGCCACCCAGAGCCAGCGTGAGCACCATGTGGGTGcaaggaactgaacccaggtcctctacacaGCAGCAGTCACTCCTAAGAGATGGTGCAGAGCCACCTCTCTCCAGCACTCCTTTATGTGataaaatatatagaataaaATTTCTGCCTAACCCTCAACTTCAGGTTTTACATTCTTCAGTTCTGGGGAGATTTGTTTATGGGAACTGTGCTTGCTGAGTCCCATTCTGAAAACCCGGAGTCTGCAATGCTCTGCATTCTCCTGCTGTCTAAATCCTTCATGTCATCTAGTTGTTCCTGCTCTTTTcaaaagctaaacaaacaaaaccttcacCTATTTCTTCTTAAAGTCTGTAATTCTTAGACTGTCTGAACTATTCAGTCTGAGGTTGAGGACTACATACAGATTAGGAAGGAGATCACTATGtgattttgtatgtttgtgtgtgtccatttttttaaagaaaagaaaataggcaATATATAAAAACTGTAAGTTGGAGGAGTTACCATTTCTAATTTTCCCTTTCTAGGTGTTTCAGCCTAGCCCTGAGGATCATGAAAAATATGGAGGGGATCCCCAGAACCCTCATAAACTGCATATTGTTACGAGAATAAAAAGTACGAAAAGACGTCCATACTGGGAGAAAGACACGATCAAGATGCTCGGGTTACAGAAGGTATATAGTGGCGGTTCTGACAGTCATGCCGAGTCCCAGCTGCTGCAGTCTCAGGCCACACACTGTGTGTTGTTGCTTCTTCTGTTTCAGTGTGTTACTTAAAGTGGCCTAGTTATGAGTTAGCTGAGAGAGGGTGCCCCTTCAGTTCAGTGTTTTCCTGAAATGGCGCCGCTGCCTGGTCTGTGACGCTGCTCCTCTTGTTCACAGGCGCACAGCCCTCAGATTCACAAGAACATCCCCTCAGTGAACGCAAAGCTGAAGGTGGTTAAACACTTGATTCGGATCCAGCCCCTGAAGCTGCCGCAGGGACTCCCCACAGAAGAGAACATGTCGAGCACCTGCCTCAAGAGCACTGGGGAGCTGGTCATGCACTGGCGCCTGATGCCTGTGGAACAGACCAGGTCCTGAGgccacacactggagagaaagagCGGGTACTGAGGAAACCGGTCCCCTTAAAGAGTGTGCCGATCCtgtcatctccttcctgtccatgCGGACCTTACGAGTTCTGATGTTATTACGTGGTTAAATTCTCTCCCTTTGTCCCTTAAGAATTTTACTCCATCGTGGTCAAGAGTAGCATTGTTTGAACATCTGACTTTAGGCCCTAGCACTTTAACAATtgtcattatctttttttttttttttttttttttttgtgagaaacTGCTTTcttggggactagagagatgactcagaggttaaaagtgctggctgttcttccaaaggttctgagttcaatttccagcaaccacatggtggctcccaaacaTCATAcaatgagatccggtgccctcttctggcctgcaggcacacatgcaggcagaacactgtatacataataaataaatcttgaaagaaagatAGGAACTACTTTCTTACTGAATTCTACAAATGTGAAAGGCTGTGTGGTAGTCAGTCCTGTGTTGCTGTAACAGAGTGCCCAAGGCTGGGCAGCTTATAGGGAAAGGgagtttattttggttcaaaGCACTGGAAAGTCCAGCTAGGTAGGTATCTCATCAGGACCTCCTGCAGGATCGTAGCATGATAGGTGACATCACACAGTTTTTATGTCAGTGGTAGAAGTGATCACAAGCCAGGTAGGAAACAAGCACCAGGtgtggtgcacacacctttaaccctggcacttgggaggcagaagcagatggatctcctAGGAgttgaaggcagcctggtctacatactgagttctaggCCGCCAAGACtctgtagtgagaccctgtctcaaaccaaacccGAGAGAGCGGTTCTGGCCCCTGTAAGGGTCTCCATTTGCTAcagagagaagcttctttgactgTGATTGCTACACTTCCCTATGGGTAGGGATAAGGGTTTGAATGCAGTTAGGAATTACAGTGCTCAAGTAATGTGGCAGGAGAAGGTCCTCCGAGACCTAGGCCCTCACCATGGGCAGCTGCTTAggtagtaccaggcatgattctCCAGTGAGGAGATAACTGTGGGAGTAAGTCCACAACACAACTCCTGCACACGAGGCTCGGATGACATTCTGGAAGTGGGGGCAGAAAGCTTGTGAGAGCCAGAGGACGaaaaagtttgctgtgagattttgTCTCTTAGAAATGATAGgaaatggctggagagatggctcagaggttaagagcactggctgttcttccagaggtcctgagttcaattcccagcaaccacatggtgattcataaccatctatactgagatctggtgctcaggcacacatgcaggcagaatactgtaaaaataataaataaatcttttaaaagaaagaaatgatggatAAGCTACCCCCACAATACCTACGCAATGTGTGGCTGTCCAAACAATACCTGGA encodes the following:
- the Mrpl30 gene encoding large ribosomal subunit protein uL30m, which codes for MAGVLRSVFQRPPDRLQTVKKGMESLIGTDWIRHKFTRSRIPDKVFQPSPEDHEKYGGDPQNPHKLHIVTRIKSTKRRPYWEKDTIKMLGLQKAHSPQIHKNIPSVNAKLKVVKHLIRIQPLKLPQGLPTEENMSSTCLKSTGELVMHWRLMPVEQTRS